A window of the Isosphaera pallida ATCC 43644 genome harbors these coding sequences:
- a CDS encoding DNA gyrase inhibitor YacG, with amino-acid sequence MVMRCPICGRSFEFVSFEATPSFPFCSERCRLIDLGRWIDGDYRIPATACGPDEEEAEEPVGPVESDPDE; translated from the coding sequence ATGGTGATGCGGTGTCCGATTTGCGGTCGATCCTTCGAGTTCGTTTCGTTCGAGGCGACGCCGAGCTTTCCTTTTTGTTCGGAGCGTTGCCGCTTGATTGACTTGGGGCGATGGATTGACGGCGATTACCGGATTCCGGCGACAGCCTGCGGCCCGGATGAGGAGGAGGCCGAAGAACCGGTCGGGCCGGTGGAGTCGGACCCGGACGAATAA
- a CDS encoding FmdB family zinc ribbon protein, translating into MPTYEYVCEACGYEFDAFESIKAEPQTVCPACGAPKLRRKLGTGAAILFKGSGFYITDYRSESYRKGAEADKSSALGGSTVKESSNGSASRSSNGSASPSSKGTLVSSAASAKTSS; encoded by the coding sequence ATGCCAACATACGAGTATGTTTGTGAGGCTTGCGGTTATGAGTTCGACGCCTTCGAGTCCATCAAGGCGGAACCACAGACGGTGTGTCCCGCCTGCGGCGCGCCCAAACTGCGCCGCAAACTCGGTACCGGGGCGGCGATTCTCTTCAAAGGGTCAGGGTTTTACATCACCGACTATCGCAGTGAGTCCTACCGCAAAGGGGCCGAGGCCGATAAGTCGAGTGCCTTGGGTGGCTCGACGGTAAAAGAGTCGTCCAACGGTTCGGCATCGCGGTCGTCCAACGGCTCGGCATCGCCGTCGTCCAAGGGTACCTTGGTTTCCTCAGCTGCCTCGGCTAAGACGTCCTCGTGA
- a CDS encoding nucleotide exchange factor GrpE yields the protein MTTPNNPQPQSTAEPQPVPAVVEETSSSPPPESPQNQAVENPLAAELARVTQERDELRDKLQRTLADHVNFQKRARAQAELEIKYAVGPLAAELLQVVDNLERALDAVDASASDHPATASLRDGVAMVHKQLLDILNKHGVKPIVALHQPFDPHHHEALTNQPSSDHPAGTVLHEHRKGYLHHDRLLRPAQVVVACDPSQSV from the coding sequence ATGACCACTCCCAACAATCCTCAACCCCAGTCCACCGCCGAACCTCAACCAGTTCCGGCAGTGGTCGAGGAGACCTCCTCGAGTCCTCCCCCGGAGTCCCCCCAAAACCAGGCGGTGGAGAATCCGCTCGCTGCGGAACTCGCTCGGGTCACCCAGGAACGCGACGAGCTGCGTGACAAGCTCCAACGCACCCTGGCCGACCATGTGAACTTCCAAAAACGAGCCCGGGCGCAAGCCGAACTGGAAATCAAATACGCCGTCGGTCCCCTGGCCGCCGAGTTGCTTCAGGTGGTAGACAATCTGGAACGCGCTTTGGACGCCGTGGACGCATCCGCCTCGGATCATCCCGCCACCGCCTCGTTGCGCGACGGTGTGGCGATGGTCCATAAACAGCTGCTCGACATTCTGAACAAACACGGCGTCAAGCCGATCGTCGCGCTTCATCAACCCTTCGACCCGCATCATCATGAAGCGCTGACCAATCAACCCTCCAGCGATCATCCCGCCGGCACCGTCCTCCATGAGCATCGTAAGGGATACCTGCACCACGACCGATTGCTCCGCCCCGCCCAGGTCGTCGTTGCCTGCGATCCCTCCCAAAGCGTTTGA
- the dnaJ gene encoding molecular chaperone DnaJ has product MAAKRDYYEVLGVERSSSFEEIKVAYRNLAKKYHPDLNPGDPEAEQRFKEAAEAYEVLSDREKRQRYDRFGHAGLQGAGVHDFRNATTDDVMSMFGEIFGSSLFGDLFRHAARGGATGPRRGQDLLARVELTLEEAVRGVTKTLELRRSEICPDCRGTGARRGSKPVVCHYCGGRGQVVHSRGFFQVATTCPSCKGKGQRIADPCPTCRGSGRVVVPTTVTIPLPPGVDSGEWYRVPRQGEVGDLGGERGDLRVQVHVKPHPFFERDGLNLVTQVPISFAQAALGADLQVPTLDGAQTLTIPRGTQSGEVFRIKGQGVPERGGRTRGDLLVEVVVEIPRELNPRQEELIRELAELEHENVSPRRKSFLEKVRDFFSAESSGSPSPPEDRP; this is encoded by the coding sequence ATGGCCGCCAAGCGCGATTATTACGAGGTTCTCGGCGTCGAGCGGTCGTCGTCGTTCGAGGAGATCAAAGTCGCTTACCGCAACCTGGCCAAGAAATACCACCCAGACCTGAACCCGGGCGACCCCGAAGCCGAACAGCGATTCAAAGAAGCCGCGGAAGCCTACGAAGTGCTTTCGGACCGGGAGAAGCGTCAGCGCTACGATCGGTTCGGTCACGCCGGTTTGCAAGGGGCAGGCGTTCACGACTTCCGCAACGCCACGACCGACGACGTGATGTCGATGTTCGGCGAGATTTTCGGCTCCTCGCTGTTTGGCGACCTGTTTCGCCACGCGGCGCGGGGGGGGGCGACCGGTCCGCGTCGCGGTCAGGATTTGCTGGCGCGGGTGGAGTTGACGCTGGAAGAAGCGGTACGTGGGGTCACCAAAACCCTGGAGCTGCGTCGTTCCGAGATTTGCCCGGACTGTCGGGGAACTGGCGCACGTCGCGGCTCCAAACCGGTCGTGTGTCACTATTGCGGCGGTCGCGGCCAGGTGGTTCACTCCCGGGGCTTCTTCCAAGTGGCGACGACTTGCCCCAGTTGTAAAGGCAAGGGCCAACGAATCGCCGACCCCTGCCCCACCTGTCGGGGAAGCGGGCGGGTCGTGGTCCCGACGACCGTGACCATTCCCCTACCGCCAGGGGTCGATTCGGGCGAGTGGTACCGCGTCCCCCGTCAAGGCGAAGTTGGTGACCTCGGCGGCGAACGCGGCGACTTGCGAGTGCAAGTCCACGTCAAACCCCACCCCTTCTTCGAGCGGGACGGTCTCAACCTGGTCACTCAGGTGCCCATCAGCTTCGCTCAAGCCGCGCTGGGAGCCGATTTGCAGGTCCCTACTCTCGACGGAGCCCAGACCCTGACCATCCCACGCGGCACCCAGAGCGGCGAGGTGTTCCGGATCAAGGGCCAGGGCGTTCCCGAACGCGGCGGCCGGACCCGCGGCGACCTGCTGGTCGAGGTGGTCGTCGAGATTCCCCGCGAACTCAACCCGCGTCAGGAAGAACTGATCCGCGAACTCGCCGAGCTCGAACACGAGAACGTCTCACCGCGTCGCAAGTCGTTTCTCGAGAAGGTGCGCGATTTTTTTTCCGCCGAGTCCTCCGGCTCCCCCTCTCCACCGGAAGATCGTCCGTAA
- the groL gene encoding chaperonin GroEL (60 kDa chaperone family; promotes refolding of misfolded polypeptides especially under stressful conditions; forms two stacked rings of heptamers to form a barrel-shaped 14mer; ends can be capped by GroES; misfolded proteins enter the barrel where they are refolded when GroES binds) — MPKQLMFAESARRKLFEGVDVLAHAVGTTLGPTGRNVIVNKSFGGPAVTKDGVTVSKEIELPDPFQNMGAKLANVVASKTSDVAGDGTTTATILARALYREGLKSISSGANPMAVRRGIEKAVEAAVAELGKLSREVSNRDQIAQVGTISANHDKAIGEMLADAVERVGQDGVITVEEGKTSETRLEFVEGMQFDKGYLSPYFVTNPTSMECVLEDPYILLHEKKISNIRDLIPLLEKVAQKARPLLIIAEDVEGEALATLVVNKLRGVLNVAAVKAPGFGDRRRAMLQDMAILTGGTVVSEDLGLKLENLQIDQLGQAKQVIVDKDSTTIINGLGSKEEIQRRIAQLKRQIEETESEYDREKFQERLAKLSGGVALIQVGAATEAEMKELKARVEDALHATRAAAAEGIVPGGGVALLRTIPAVEKVRDSLEGDERIGAGIVLRALEEPIRHIAANSGYDGGVVADEVKARGGSIGFNANTGEYVDLYEAGIIDPTKVTRSALQNAASIAALMLTTEVMITSIKEDEEKNAKGIEGVVR, encoded by the coding sequence GTGCCCAAGCAATTGATGTTCGCCGAGTCGGCCCGGCGCAAGCTGTTTGAGGGAGTCGACGTGTTAGCCCACGCGGTCGGGACCACCTTGGGACCGACCGGGCGCAACGTGATTGTCAACAAGTCGTTCGGCGGTCCCGCCGTCACCAAAGACGGCGTGACGGTCTCCAAGGAAATCGAGTTGCCCGACCCCTTCCAAAACATGGGGGCCAAACTCGCCAACGTGGTGGCGAGCAAGACCTCCGACGTGGCCGGCGACGGCACCACCACCGCGACCATTCTGGCCCGCGCGCTGTACCGCGAAGGTCTCAAGTCGATCTCCTCGGGAGCCAACCCGATGGCGGTGCGCCGCGGCATCGAGAAGGCGGTTGAAGCGGCAGTCGCCGAACTGGGTAAGCTCTCCCGCGAGGTGTCCAACCGCGACCAAATCGCCCAGGTCGGCACCATTTCGGCCAACCACGATAAGGCCATTGGTGAAATGCTCGCCGACGCTGTCGAACGGGTCGGTCAGGACGGCGTCATTACCGTCGAGGAAGGCAAGACCTCCGAGACCCGACTGGAGTTCGTCGAGGGGATGCAGTTCGACAAGGGCTACCTGTCGCCCTACTTTGTCACCAATCCCACCTCGATGGAGTGCGTGCTGGAAGACCCGTACATTTTGCTCCATGAGAAGAAGATCAGCAACATCCGCGACCTAATCCCGCTGCTGGAGAAAGTGGCCCAGAAGGCTCGTCCGCTGCTGATCATCGCCGAGGATGTCGAGGGCGAAGCGCTGGCGACCCTCGTGGTCAACAAGCTTCGGGGCGTCTTGAATGTCGCCGCCGTCAAGGCTCCTGGCTTCGGCGATCGCCGTCGCGCTATGCTTCAAGACATGGCGATCCTTACCGGAGGCACCGTGGTCAGCGAGGACCTCGGCCTCAAGCTGGAAAATCTCCAGATCGACCAGCTTGGTCAGGCCAAGCAGGTGATTGTTGACAAAGATTCGACCACCATCATCAACGGTCTGGGCTCGAAGGAGGAAATCCAACGGCGGATCGCCCAACTCAAGCGTCAGATCGAGGAGACCGAAAGCGAATACGACCGCGAGAAATTCCAAGAGCGTCTCGCCAAGCTCTCCGGCGGCGTGGCGTTGATTCAGGTCGGCGCGGCCACCGAGGCCGAGATGAAGGAACTCAAGGCCCGCGTCGAGGACGCTTTGCACGCCACCCGCGCCGCCGCTGCCGAAGGGATCGTGCCGGGCGGCGGGGTGGCCCTACTGCGGACCATTCCGGCCGTCGAGAAGGTGCGCGACTCCCTAGAAGGGGACGAACGCATCGGCGCGGGGATCGTCCTGCGAGCCCTTGAGGAGCCGATCCGCCACATCGCCGCCAACTCCGGTTACGATGGCGGCGTGGTCGCCGACGAGGTCAAGGCCCGGGGCGGTTCGATCGGGTTCAACGCCAACACCGGCGAGTACGTCGATCTCTACGAAGCCGGGATCATCGACCCCACGAAGGTGACCCGTTCGGCGCTCCAAAACGCTGCTTCAATTGCCGCCTTAATGCTCACCACCGAGGTGATGATCACCAGCATCAAGGAGGACGAGGAGAAGAACGCCAAGGGGATCGAGGGCGTGGTCCGCTAA
- the groES gene encoding co-chaperone GroES, protein MSITIRPLDDRVVIEEVEAEEKTAGGIVLPDTAKEKPQRGRVLAVGPGKLLDNGERASIGLAVGDEILFGKYSGTEIKVNGKEVKILRESEVLAKIVN, encoded by the coding sequence ATGTCCATCACCATTCGTCCGCTTGACGACCGGGTCGTGATCGAAGAGGTCGAAGCCGAAGAGAAGACCGCCGGCGGCATTGTGCTGCCCGACACCGCCAAGGAGAAGCCTCAACGAGGTCGCGTCCTGGCGGTCGGCCCCGGCAAGTTGCTGGACAACGGCGAGCGGGCCAGCATCGGCTTGGCCGTGGGCGACGAGATTCTGTTCGGCAAGTACTCCGGCACCGAGATCAAGGTCAATGGCAAGGAGGTCAAGATCCTCCGCGAGTCCGAAGTTTTGGCCAAGATCGTCAACTGA
- the groL gene encoding chaperonin GroEL (60 kDa chaperone family; promotes refolding of misfolded polypeptides especially under stressful conditions; forms two stacked rings of heptamers to form a barrel-shaped 14mer; ends can be capped by GroES; misfolded proteins enter the barrel where they are refolded when GroES binds) — MAKTLIYDEDARQKLAAGVGKLARAVKCTLGPRGRNAVIDKGWGAPTVTKDGVTVAEEIELTDAYEDMGAKLVKEAASKTSDAAGDGTTTATVLAEAIFREGLKHLAAGADPMALKRGIDRAVEAVVEHVKSQAKTISGKKEIAEVATIAANNDPTVGERLADAFERVGRDGVITVEEGKGAETTVEVVEGMQFDRGFLSPHFVTDQDRQEVVLEDPYILIHEEKISSPKLLIPLLEQIARAQKPLLIIAEDVESDALATLVVNKLRNIIQAAAVKAPGYGDRRKAMLGDLAALTGGKAIFKDLGIDLESVKLDDLGRARKVIITSENTTIIEGAGSPEEIKGRAESIKREIAITDSDYDREKLQERLAKLAGGVAQISVGAATETEMKEKKALVEDALHATRAALEEGVVPGGGTALIRAAAALDAIKLEGDEGLGVEIVRRAIEQPARAIAENAGIDGAVVVNKVRRHTDPHFGFNADTGEYGDMFSFGVVDPAKVTRTALQNAASVAGLLLTTEAIVVEVKTKAKESGHHHHHHDHGGMGMM, encoded by the coding sequence GTGGCGAAGACCCTGATTTACGACGAGGATGCCCGTCAAAAGCTGGCTGCGGGCGTGGGCAAGTTGGCGCGAGCGGTGAAATGCACCTTAGGGCCGCGGGGCCGCAACGCGGTCATCGACAAAGGCTGGGGCGCTCCCACGGTCACCAAGGACGGGGTGACGGTGGCCGAGGAGATTGAACTGACCGACGCTTACGAGGACATGGGGGCCAAGCTTGTCAAGGAGGCCGCGAGCAAGACCTCCGACGCGGCAGGTGACGGCACCACCACTGCCACCGTGTTGGCCGAGGCGATCTTCCGCGAAGGTCTCAAGCACCTGGCCGCCGGTGCCGACCCGATGGCCCTGAAGCGTGGCATCGACCGTGCCGTCGAGGCGGTTGTCGAACACGTCAAGAGCCAGGCCAAGACGATCTCCGGCAAGAAGGAAATCGCCGAGGTTGCCACCATCGCCGCCAACAACGACCCGACCGTGGGCGAACGTCTGGCTGACGCCTTTGAGCGGGTCGGACGCGACGGCGTCATCACTGTCGAGGAAGGTAAGGGGGCCGAGACCACTGTCGAGGTGGTCGAAGGCATGCAGTTTGACCGCGGTTTCCTCTCGCCCCACTTCGTGACCGATCAGGATCGTCAAGAAGTGGTTCTTGAAGACCCCTACATTCTGATTCATGAAGAAAAGATCAGTTCGCCTAAGCTGCTCATTCCGCTGCTGGAACAGATCGCCCGGGCTCAGAAACCGCTGCTGATTATCGCCGAGGATGTGGAAAGCGACGCGCTGGCGACCTTGGTGGTCAACAAGCTGCGCAATATCATCCAGGCCGCGGCAGTGAAGGCCCCCGGCTACGGTGATCGTCGCAAAGCGATGCTCGGCGACCTGGCGGCCCTCACCGGCGGTAAGGCGATCTTCAAGGATCTGGGCATCGATCTGGAAAGCGTCAAGCTCGACGACCTAGGACGCGCCCGCAAGGTGATCATCACCTCTGAGAACACCACGATCATCGAAGGGGCCGGCTCACCCGAAGAGATCAAAGGACGCGCCGAGAGCATCAAGCGCGAGATCGCCATTACCGACAGCGACTATGACCGCGAGAAACTCCAGGAGCGTCTGGCCAAGTTGGCTGGGGGCGTGGCGCAAATTTCGGTCGGCGCGGCCACCGAGACCGAGATGAAGGAGAAGAAGGCGTTGGTGGAGGACGCCCTGCACGCCACCCGCGCTGCTTTGGAGGAAGGGGTCGTGCCCGGCGGCGGGACCGCGTTGATTCGCGCCGCGGCCGCGCTGGATGCGATCAAGTTGGAAGGGGATGAGGGGCTCGGGGTTGAGATCGTCCGTCGGGCCATCGAGCAGCCCGCTCGCGCGATCGCCGAGAACGCGGGGATCGACGGCGCGGTCGTGGTCAACAAGGTGCGTCGTCATACCGATCCCCACTTCGGGTTCAACGCGGACACCGGCGAATACGGCGACATGTTCAGCTTTGGCGTGGTGGATCCGGCCAAGGTCACCCGCACCGCCTTGCAGAACGCCGCCTCGGTTGCGGGCTTGCTTTTGACCACGGAGGCGATCGTTGTCGAGGTCAAGACCAAGGCTAAGGAAAGCGGCCATCACCACCACCACCATGACCACGGCGGTATGGGCATGATGTGA
- a CDS encoding class I SAM-dependent methyltransferase, whose amino-acid sequence MFTLTDNSRRVGDSIDERMDPNRAGARIFWEHVARYRFAAGFVAGRSVLDVACGLGYGAIGLKRAGASAVLALDRDASTCQRVLHEARRHPVDHAPRIVRADALRLPLADAAVEVVVSFETLEHLTDPARFLDECVRVLRPGGRLIISTPNRPVYREGTDGVDNPHHLHELDAGEFRDLLTPRFARFDLYGQTPYHAPWWRTASLRAERSAWLKIRGFWRVASWLCPRRRSDLDPTLRHLAPAIVAGEVGDCSGPSWAQAFDPFAIRPWTDERHDSPWYLLAVAVRDG is encoded by the coding sequence ATGTTCACTCTCACCGACAACTCGCGGCGGGTTGGTGACTCCATCGACGAACGGATGGATCCCAACCGGGCCGGAGCGCGGATTTTTTGGGAGCATGTGGCCCGCTACCGTTTCGCCGCCGGGTTTGTGGCTGGGCGCAGCGTGCTGGATGTGGCCTGCGGCCTGGGCTATGGGGCGATCGGTCTGAAACGGGCTGGAGCCTCGGCGGTCCTAGCGCTGGATCGGGACGCCTCCACCTGCCAACGGGTTCTCCACGAGGCACGCCGACACCCGGTGGATCACGCCCCGCGGATCGTCCGCGCCGACGCCCTGCGTTTACCGCTGGCCGACGCTGCGGTGGAGGTGGTCGTCTCGTTCGAGACCCTTGAACATCTGACCGACCCCGCGCGGTTTTTGGATGAATGCGTCCGAGTTCTTCGACCCGGCGGGCGTTTGATCATCTCGACCCCGAATCGGCCAGTTTATCGAGAGGGAACGGACGGGGTGGACAATCCCCACCACCTCCACGAACTGGACGCTGGGGAGTTCCGCGACCTGTTGACACCTCGCTTCGCGCGCTTCGACCTGTATGGTCAGACCCCCTATCATGCCCCTTGGTGGCGGACCGCCTCGCTGAGGGCGGAGCGTTCCGCCTGGCTGAAAATCAGGGGATTTTGGCGTGTAGCGTCCTGGCTTTGCCCACGACGGCGCTCCGACCTGGACCCAACGCTAAGGCACCTTGCCCCGGCGATTGTGGCGGGCGAGGTTGGCGATTGCTCCGGCCCCTCTTGGGCGCAGGCGTTCGACCCGTTCGCAATCCGCCCTTGGACCGACGAACGACACGACTCCCCTTGGTATCTGCTGGCGGTCGCCGTGCGGGACGGATGA
- a CDS encoding dihydrodipicolinate synthase family protein, whose amino-acid sequence MSSPFPSSLRPAATTPRLSQSPRFRGLIAAPHTPFRDDATRTLDPSRIADQAAFLNRSGVVGVFIGGSTGEWSSLTLEERLTLARVWSETIAPRQPGAGLKLLIHVGSNCQADSIALAAQARELKADAVAALAPSYVRPRTVADLVEFLTPIAQAAGDRPFFYYDIPSLTGVELPASEVLRLGGERWPNLAGLKFTNPDLMELQACLEIAADRFEVLFGVDELLLAAACHGVVGAIGTSYTCAAPGFARILAAVQLGDLEAARAAQREATAFVRAVEPLNLVRGTKAVCRLLGLDLGPCRPPLTPLTEEETERLRERIRSFNLFPQMVATAESQAV is encoded by the coding sequence ATGAGCAGCCCCTTCCCATCCTCTTTGCGGCCCGCCGCGACGACGCCCCGCCTAAGCCAATCACCACGGTTCCGAGGTCTGATCGCCGCGCCTCATACCCCGTTCCGCGACGACGCGACCCGCACGCTCGATCCATCCCGCATCGCCGACCAGGCTGCCTTTTTGAATCGCTCCGGAGTCGTCGGGGTCTTTATTGGGGGAAGCACCGGGGAATGGTCGTCGCTGACGTTGGAGGAACGCCTGACCCTGGCGCGGGTGTGGTCCGAAACCATCGCCCCGCGACAGCCGGGAGCCGGTTTGAAGCTGCTCATCCACGTCGGATCAAACTGCCAGGCCGATTCGATCGCTCTGGCCGCCCAGGCCCGCGAGCTCAAGGCCGACGCCGTCGCCGCGCTGGCCCCCAGCTACGTCAGGCCTCGGACCGTCGCCGATCTGGTGGAGTTCCTCACCCCCATCGCCCAAGCCGCCGGTGACCGCCCTTTTTTCTATTATGATATTCCCAGCCTGACCGGTGTCGAACTGCCCGCGTCCGAAGTCCTTCGTTTGGGTGGCGAACGCTGGCCCAACCTCGCCGGATTGAAGTTCACCAACCCCGACCTCATGGAACTGCAAGCCTGCTTGGAGATCGCGGCCGATCGTTTCGAGGTGTTGTTCGGCGTGGACGAGTTACTGCTGGCGGCGGCCTGTCACGGGGTCGTCGGCGCGATCGGGACCTCCTACACCTGTGCGGCCCCGGGATTCGCCCGGATCCTGGCGGCGGTCCAACTTGGCGACCTTGAAGCCGCCCGCGCGGCTCAACGCGAGGCCACGGCGTTCGTGCGGGCGGTTGAACCGCTCAACCTAGTCCGTGGCACCAAGGCAGTCTGTCGTCTGCTGGGATTGGACTTGGGACCATGTCGCCCACCTCTCACTCCCCTCACCGAGGAGGAAACCGAACGTCTGCGTGAACGCATTCGCAGCTTCAACCTATTTCCCCAAATGGTGGCCACCGCCGAATCCCAAGCGGTTTGA
- the rsmA gene encoding 16S rRNA (adenine(1518)-N(6)/adenine(1519)-N(6))-dimethyltransferase RsmA codes for MARQTLGYLRTLFEREGIAPRKRYGQNFLIDLNLHDVIVAAGEVGPNDVVLEVGPGAGALTRRMADLGAAVIAVEIDPAMARLTRNAVEGRPNVRVLQRDALANKNRIAPEVLDAVRAGLAVDPVARRFKLVANLPYNVATPILTNLLVAEEPRVELMAVTIQWEVAERIVATPGTSAYGALSVLTNALASAEIVRKLPPSVFWPRPLVDSAIMVIRPDPARRTRLGDVVWFQSVIRRVFNHRRKNIRRVLHGYYRDMLTKSDIEDLLSQAELAPDARAETMTVDQLVGLAHRLKERLHAAPNWDGNSNSSEDSEDALDEKDDDE; via the coding sequence ATGGCGCGACAGACCCTGGGATACTTGCGGACCCTCTTCGAACGCGAGGGGATCGCCCCCCGGAAACGGTATGGTCAAAACTTTCTGATCGACCTCAATTTGCATGATGTCATCGTGGCCGCCGGCGAAGTCGGTCCCAACGACGTGGTGTTGGAAGTGGGACCAGGCGCGGGCGCGCTAACCCGCCGTATGGCCGATCTGGGAGCCGCCGTGATCGCAGTGGAGATTGATCCAGCGATGGCCCGCCTGACTCGAAATGCGGTCGAAGGCCGCCCTAACGTGCGGGTCCTCCAGCGCGACGCGCTTGCCAACAAGAATCGGATCGCCCCCGAGGTGCTGGACGCCGTTCGCGCGGGGCTGGCGGTCGATCCCGTCGCCCGGCGGTTCAAACTGGTGGCCAACCTGCCCTACAACGTCGCTACCCCCATCCTCACCAACCTACTGGTCGCCGAGGAGCCCCGGGTCGAATTAATGGCGGTCACAATCCAGTGGGAGGTTGCCGAACGGATCGTCGCCACCCCCGGAACATCCGCCTATGGCGCACTGAGCGTGTTGACCAACGCTTTGGCCTCCGCCGAGATCGTCCGCAAACTGCCGCCTTCGGTCTTCTGGCCGCGCCCTCTGGTCGATTCGGCGATCATGGTGATTCGGCCCGATCCAGCGCGACGCACCCGTTTGGGAGATGTGGTTTGGTTTCAGTCGGTGATACGCCGCGTCTTCAACCATCGCCGGAAAAACATCCGCCGGGTTCTGCATGGCTATTATCGAGACATGCTCACAAAATCTGACATTGAGGATCTGTTGTCCCAGGCCGAGTTGGCACCGGACGCCCGCGCTGAGACCATGACGGTTGACCAACTCGTCGGACTGGCCCACCGTCTCAAAGAACGCCTGCACGCCGCCCCAAATTGGGACGGGAACTCGAACTCGAGCGAGGATTCGGAGGACGCGCTCGACGAGAAGGACGACGATGAATGA
- a CDS encoding riboflavin synthase, giving the protein MFTGIVQALGKVEFVRLEPPGRRLAIRWPNLGNTGLALGESVAVNGCCLTVVESRGEVFMVQAGPETLNRTNIGRLAAGDVVNLERALSMGDRLGGHIVQGHVDALATLRSRRPENDWDHLVFETQPEWTELMVPKGSVTLDGVSLTLVEVGIVEFSVMLIPHTLQVTTLGRLPIGGQVNLETDILARHVRKLFQAWMSHAGKSSPTSP; this is encoded by the coding sequence ATGTTCACAGGAATCGTCCAAGCTTTGGGAAAAGTCGAATTCGTTCGTTTGGAGCCCCCTGGACGCCGCCTGGCGATCCGCTGGCCCAACCTTGGAAATACTGGACTCGCCTTGGGTGAGAGCGTGGCTGTCAACGGGTGTTGTCTCACCGTGGTGGAATCCCGCGGCGAAGTCTTCATGGTTCAGGCGGGTCCCGAGACCTTGAACCGAACCAACATCGGGCGGTTGGCCGCGGGGGACGTGGTCAATCTGGAACGGGCGTTGAGCATGGGGGACCGTCTGGGCGGACACATCGTCCAAGGCCACGTTGACGCCTTGGCCACCCTCCGCAGTCGCCGCCCCGAAAACGACTGGGATCATCTGGTCTTCGAGACTCAACCTGAGTGGACCGAACTGATGGTCCCCAAAGGCTCGGTCACCCTCGACGGCGTCAGCCTCACGCTAGTGGAAGTGGGGATCGTGGAGTTCTCCGTGATGCTGATTCCTCACACCCTTCAAGTCACCACCTTGGGGCGTTTGCCCATCGGTGGACAAGTTAACCTTGAAACCGACATTCTGGCACGGCATGTTCGTAAACTGTTTCAAGCCTGGATGAGCCACGCGGGTAAATCCAGCCCCACCTCGCCGTAA